In Leptodactylus fuscus isolate aLepFus1 chromosome 2, aLepFus1.hap2, whole genome shotgun sequence, one genomic interval encodes:
- the LOC142195337 gene encoding toll-like receptor 8 produces the protein MFRMLLNLPSVLLIIYNSFGTCTANLNNRTHPCTIKERNISVVFDCQARHLKTVPPPINYSTTSAELLLSKNHIHTVHKTAFQKWHSLIKVDLSFNSYQGNADAVGTVLLIDDEAFVNQTKLRHLIINRNNLHTIPHGLPISLTTLSLQYNNILSVRQDSFNEIKHLEELYLDHNCFYGNNCTDKLDIPNEVFLKLKNLTILSLSGNNLNKVPPGLPPSLKALYLKNNNISTIGEEDFMNLTDLEILHLSGNCPRCFNAPFACKPCPGQSQLSIHPNAFQYLTNLLELNLGNTSLTSVPRVWFQNLRRLKALNLEKNYLVKEIKSGEFLLSLSSLQKLDLSFNYIIRTYYPHLLLSENFSKLMSLRELHVQGYVFQQIMSKTFAPLLQIKTLNVINLGTNFIKQVNLTVFSHFQNLTMIYLSENRISPLIVKVNEKEHSEKNLNPYRRCNHFDGTYNTFEDTNIYPVENNRWSDQIIKPICISYGKTLDLSYNTMFFIDAAEFYSFSDIVCLNLSHNSIDQALNGIEFIYMPNLTYLDLSYNTLDFDSSDAFKELQRLQVLDLSYNNKYFLVEGVTHNLNFINNLPSLKVLNISWNKISSLTEYHINKSGIEELRFSGNHLNIMWERWNQPYRDIFKNFSSLKILDISFNYLKQLPDIYIANLPQTLTQLYLNHNNLEMWEWKTLSRFKNLKFLDLSHNRLVAIEGQLFKFTSSLQKLILRNNLISQLSAFFLYKATSLTELDLRHNHIQKINRSVFLSGNDNFLKVLWLEGNPFDCTCEIIDFLQWITNNNVTIPLLATDVTCASSDILKRKSIIYFDIHTCSLDDISMMLCLWSYFFIVFIMALPTIKHLFYWDLWYIYHWCTAKSKLNKTVNSEILYDAFITYDDNDPDVSDWVYNELCHQLEERWDNNIFLCLEERDWEPGKAVIDNIAQSINQSKKTVFVLTKKYVKSGKFRTAFYLAMQKLMDDNMDVIVFVLLEPVLQNSQYLRLRKKICASSILKWPTNPQAEHLFWQEMLNVLLTENSSRYNNLYTNPVATWQHT, from the coding sequence ATGTTCAGGATGCTGCTTAATTTGCCTTCCGTTCTTCTGATAATCTACAATTCCTTTGGAACCTGTACTGCAAATCTGAACAACAGAACTCATCCATGTACAATTAAGGAAAGGAACATTTCAGTGGTTTTTGACTGTCAGGCACGGCACCTGAAAACTGTTCCACCACCAATCAACTACTCGACCACCTCTGCAGAGTTGCTGTTGTCCAAAaatcatatacatacagtacacaaaactgCTTTCCAGAAATGGCATAGCTTAATAAAAGTGGATTTAAGCTTCAATTCCTATCAAGGTAATGCTGATGCTGTTGGCACAGTTCTGCTCATAGATGATGAAGCATTTGTCAACCAAACCAAGCTCAGACACTTAATCATTAATAGGAATAATTTGCATACAATACCTCATGGTCTTCCCATTTCATTGACAACCTTAAGCttacaatataataatattttatcaGTCAGACAAGACAGTTTTAATGAAATCAAACACTTGGAGGAATTGTACCTGGATCACAACTGTTTCTATGGTAATAACTGTACTGACAAATTAGACATTCCAAATGAAGTATTTTTGAAGTTGAAAAACTTGACCATCTTGTCTCTATCAGGAAACAACTTAAACAAGGTTCCTCCTGGACTACCTCCATCCTTAAAAGCGCTTTAtttgaaaaataataatattagcaCCATTGGAGAAGAAGACTTCATGAATCTAACTGACTTAGAAATTCTTCATTTGAGCGGTAATTGTCCAAGATGCTTTAATGCTCCATTTGCTTGCAAACCCTGCCCTGGACAGTCTCAACTAAGTATCCATCCTAATGCATTTCAGTACCTTACAAACCTGCTTGAGCTTAACCTTGGTAATACTTCTTTGACATCAGTTCCAAGAGTTTGGTTTCAAAACCTAAGAAGATTGAAAGCTTTGAACTTAGAGAAGAATTATCTGGTAAAAGAAATTAAATCAGGTGAATTTTTGCTTAGTTTATCTTCCCTTCAAAAACTGGACTTGTCATTTAATTATATAATAAGAACGTATTACCCTCATTTACTCCTTTCCGAGAATTTTTCCAAATTAATGTCCCTCCGAGAATTACACGTGCAAGGTTATGTTTTTCAACAAATTATGAGCAAAACCTTTGCTCCGTTACTTCAGATAAAAACCTTGAATGTCATAAATTTAGGAACAAACTTTATTAAGCAAGTAAATTTAACAGTGTTTTCACATTTTCAGAATTTAACAATGATATACTTGTCTGAAAACAGAATAAGTCCATTAATTGTAAAAGTAAATGAAAAAGAACATTCTGAAAAAAATCTTAACCCTTATAGACGTTGCAACCATTTTGATGGTACTTACAATACATTCGAAGATACTAACATTTACCCGGTAGAAAATAATAGGTGGTCTGACCAAATCATCAAGCCCATATGCATTTCATATGGAAAAACATTAGATCTGAGTTACAATACCATGTTCTTTATAGATGCAGCTGAATTTTATTCCTTTTCAGACATAGTGTGTTTGAATTTATCCCATAACAGTATTGATCAAGCTTTAAATGGGATAGAATTTATTTACATGCCAAATCTCACATACTTGGACTTGTCATATAACACATTAGATTTTGATTCCTCTGATGCATTTAAGGAATTGCAAAGACTACAAGTGTTAGACTTAAGTTACAATAATAAATACTTCCTAGTTGAAGGTGTAACTCATAATCTGAATTTTATTAATAACCTCCCCAGTCTAAAAGTATTAAATATAAGTTGGAATAAAATTTCTTCTCTAACTGAATATCATATTAACAAAAGCGGAATAGAGGAATTAAGGTTTTCAGGGAACCATTTGAATATCATGTGGGAAAGATGGAATCAACCTTATAgggatatttttaagaatttttccaGTCTGAAAATCTTAGATATCTCTTTTAATTATCTTAAACAACTTCCTGACATATATATTGCCAACTTACCTCAAACTCTAACACAGCTCTATCTGAACCACAACAATTTAGAAATGTGGGAGTGGAAAACATTGAGTCGCTTTAAAAATCTCAAATTCCTTGATCTTAGTCATAACAGGTTGGTAGCAATAGAAGGTCAGCTCTTCAAGTTCACATCGTCATTGCAAAAACTTATACTGAGAAATAACCTGATATCACAATTGTCagctttttttctttataaagctACAAGTCTTACGGAACTTGATTTGAGACACAATCATATCCAGAAAATAAACAGATCAGTGTTTTTGTCAGGAAATGATAACTTTCTGAAAGTCTTGTGGTTGGAAGGAAACCCATTTGACTGTACCTGTGAAATTATTGACTTCTTACAGTGGATCACTAACAACAATGTTACAATTCCACTACTGGCCACTGATGTCACGTGTGCTTCTTCTGATATCTTAAAGAGGAAAAGTATTATATACTTTGACATACATACTTGCAGCCTGGATGATATTTCAATGATGCTTTGTTTATGGTCatattttttcattgttttcatTATGGCATTACCAACTATAAAACATTTGTTTTACTGGGACCTATGGTATATTTATCACTGGTGCACAGCAAAGTCGAAACTTAACAAAACGGTTAATTCAGAAATCCTCTATGATGCGTTCATCACTTATGATGACAATGATCCAGATGTAAGTGACTGGGTTTACAATGAACTATGTCATCAGCTAGAGGAAAGATGGGACAATAACATATTTCTCTGCTTAGAAGAAAGAGACTGGGAGCCGGGGAAAGCGGTCATCGACAACATTGCACAAAGCATCAACCAAAGTAAAAAGACTGTGTTTGTCCTTACAAAAAAATACGTAAAAAGTGGAAAGTTCAGGACTGCTTTCTACTTGGCCATGCAAAAACTGATGGATGACAATATGGACGTGATAGTCTTTGTACTGTTGGAGCCTGTTCTACAAAATTCCCAGTATCTGAGACTTAGGAAAAAAATCTGTGCAAGTTCAATTTTGAAGTGGCCCACAAATCCACAGGCCGAACATTTATTTTGGCAAGAAATGCTAAATGTTTTATTGACAGAAAACAGCAGTAGGTACAACAATTTATACACTAATCCTGTAGCAACTTGGCAGCATACATAG